A region of Lepeophtheirus salmonis chromosome 13, UVic_Lsal_1.4, whole genome shotgun sequence DNA encodes the following proteins:
- the LOC121128454 gene encoding putative carbonic anhydrase 5 gives MTLSHLFLFCLTVIIVTKASPNTKYWEAFDVLKICKSGIKQSPINLVERSTIAKSGSPITFMNYDVAHNFSMKNTGKTAKLSLKEGSTNVPTITSSHLSNDTYKFAQLHFHWGDMDKYGSEHVMDGFQYPIEVHLVHFNTKYGATIEEALSVANKSDNLAVLGVFFDIIPCTITDLDPLISKLTDIQSEGSKVDVKSFALEKLLPTDLNTFFSYEGSLTTPRCNEVVAWTVFKKKHMMSSEQLGEFRKLIGGGEPLVNNYRDVQDLNGRQVDFYSA, from the exons ATGACACTCTCACACCTTTTTTTGTTCTGTTTGACCGTCATAATTGTTACGAAGGCTTCTCCGAATACAAAATACTGGGAGGCTTTTG atgtattaaaaatatgcaaatctGGAATAAAACAATCACCAATTAATCTAGTGGAGAGATCAACCATTGCA aaaagtgGAAGTCCCATTACGTTTATGAACTATGATGTTGCACATAATTTCTCTATGAAAAACACTGGAAAAACAGCAAAACTTTCTCTCAAAGAGGGTTCGACAAATGTACCGACAATAACAAGTTCTCATCTCTCAAACGATACTTATAAATTTGCACAGCTTCATTTCCATTGGGGGGATATGGACAAATATGGTTCCGAGCACGTAATGGACGGATTCCAATATCCTATTGAAGTACATTTGGTTCACTTTAACACAAAATATGGAGCTACAATTGAAGAAGCTTTGAGCGTAGCAAACAAATCGGATAATTTAGCAGTTCTAGGagtcttttttgatattattccCTGTACTATAACTGATTTAGATCCATTAATCTCTAAGCTTACAGATATCCAATCTGAAGGATCTAAAGTAGATGTAAAGAGTTTTgcattggaaaaattattaccCACTGacttgaatacatttttttcatacgAAGGATCACTGACAACTCCCAGATGCAATGAAGTTGTTGCATGGACAGTTTTTAAG aaaaagcaTATGATGTCATCGGAACAGTTGGGCGAATTCAGAAAACTTATAGGAGGAGGAGAGCCTCTTGTTAATAATTATCGTGACGTTCAGGATTTAAATGGTAGACAAGTTGATTTCTACTCTGCATGA